A stretch of Castanea sativa cultivar Marrone di Chiusa Pesio chromosome 2, ASM4071231v1 DNA encodes these proteins:
- the LOC142623428 gene encoding sulfite exporter TauE/SafE family protein 3-like — MAQTQLNHRALAISTTAVAWFLFWCLVMLSNFCFAERQLKDKQPEIFVEKVEIQGFLPRIVQFFWQAGKSSYEHVWPEMEFSWKIVVGTIVGFFGAALGSVGGVGGGGIFVPMLTLIIGFDPKSSTAISKCMIMGAAGSTVYYNLRLRHPTLDMPLIDYDLALLFQPMLMLGISIGVAFNVMFADWMVTVLLIILFIGTSTKALFKGIDTWKKETMMKKEASKLLESESKPGDGSGEEYKALPSGPAAPEEEEVPLIRNIYWKEVSLLVYVWVAFLIVQVVKTYTVTCSTEYWILNCLQVPIAASVTLFEVICLYKGTRVIASKGKEITNWKLHQILLYCSCGIIAGMVGGLLGLGGGFILGPLFLELGIPPQVASATSTFAMVFSSSMSVVQYYLLNRFPIPYASYFVLVATLAAFTGQHVVRKIIALLGRASIIIFILALTIFVSAISLGGVGIANMVEKMANQEYMGFENLCHES, encoded by the exons ATGGCTCAGACTCAGCTGAACCACAGAGCTTTAGCAATATCAACTACAGCAGTAGcatggtttttgttttggtgcCTAGTCATGTTGAgcaatttttgttttgcagAAAGACAGCTGAAAGATAAACAGCCAGaaatttttgttgagaaagtagAAATACAAGGCTTTCTACCTAGAATTGTTCAATTCTTCTGGCAGGCTGGCAAGTCTTCTTATGAGCATGTTTGGCCG GAAATGGAATTTAGCTGGAAAATTGTAGTGGGAACAATTGTTGGATTCTTTGGTGCAGCATTGGGTAGCGTTGGAggggttggtggtggtggaatTTTCGTCCCAATGCTCACCTTGATCATTGGTTTTGACCCCAAGTCTTCTACTGCCATCTCTAAAT GTATGATCATGGGTGCAGCGGGATCAACTGTATACTACAATCTGAGGCTTAGACACCCAACATTGGACATGCCCCTAATAGATTATGACCTAGCATTGCTCTTTCAGCCCATGCTCATGCTAGGAATTAGCATCGGAGTTGCCTTCAATGTCATGTTTGCTGATTGGATGGTCACAGTTCTGCTTATCATCCTCTTCATTG GTACATCAACAAAAGCTTTATTCAAAGGTATCGATACATGGAAGAAAGAGACAATGATGAAGAAG GAAGCATCCAAGCTGCTGGAATCAGAATCAAAACCTGGTG ATGGTTCCGGAGAAGAGTACAAAGCCCTACCAAGTGGTCCTGCTGCTCCAGAAGAAGAGGAG GTTCCCCTAATACGCAACATATACTGGAAAGAAGTATCACTGCTTGTGTATGTCTGGGTGGCTTTCCTTATTGTTCAGGTTGTTAAG ACCTATACTGTGACCTGCTCCACCGAGTACTGGATTCTGAACTGCTTGCAG GTACCAATCGCTGCCTCAGTCACACTTTTTGAAGTCATATGCTTATACAAAGGGACCAGGGTAATTGCGTCTAAGGGCAAGGAAATCACAAACTGGAAGTTGCATCAGATTCTTCTTTACTGTAGCTGTGGTATAATAGCTGGCATGGTTGGTGGATTGCTCGGGCTAGGAGGTGGCTTTATCTTGGGACCCCTTTTTCTTGAATTGGGAATTCCTCCTCag GTTGCAAGTGCCACATCAACCTTTGCAATGGTATTCTCATCGTCCATGTCTGTTGTACAATATTACCTTCTCAACCGTTTCCCAATTCCGTATG CTAGTTATTTCGTTTTAGTTGCAACATTAGCTGCCTTTACCGGTCAGCATGTAGTGAGAAAGATAATCGCACTCCTTGGCAGGGCATCAATTATCATCTTCATACTAGCTCTGACCATCTTTGTGAGCGCAATCAGCTTAG GTGGGGTGGGCATAGCGAATATGGTTGAGAAGATGGCAAATCAAGAGTATATGGGTTTTGAAAATCTGTGTCATGAGTCTTGA